The following nucleotide sequence is from Zea mays cultivar B73 chromosome 1, Zm-B73-REFERENCE-NAM-5.0, whole genome shotgun sequence.
ATAAAATTGACGGTGTCACTTTGCATTTACTTTTATTGTGATTTTATCTCTTCCTTAGTTCTCCTAATTCACTTGGAATATTGCTCTTTGTCTAATTTATATCTTtgaagagcaatcaagtgaagaaacCTTTCTCTCTTCTATCACGAATTTGTTTTTTTGCACCAACTCATAacttttagaccaagtttgtgttttAGTGATCATTTTGCAGGACCACCTATTtagcccctctaggtgctctcaattatagAAGCATATTAGGTGCCACTACTAGAGAAATGCTTATTTAAGACGCACATTTTAATACGGATACCGGTGCATTTTATAGAAGTGTATTTTATCATATGGTGATGAGTAAGGTAAGACAATTCATTGTAGATCCGTCTTTAATAAATAAGTGTTTTGAGACAGTTACATCGTAAtaaatgtcttatattgatttaagatggattgttattgaaaaccatctcaaataaatataccttttgagtcATTAAGATTGCAAGAATTGTCTTATATTTTGTttagtatattagacacttctgtacatgaaaccatctcaaataaagatattattagaaTCGTCTAGATTATAAGCACTGTAttagatgttagtgagtatactagacATTTCTAAATATGAAACTGTCTTTGTATGATATTTCTGATAAGACATCTTCTGAAAAAACATAGTAAATAGTAAATTCATCTTAGTTTGATCATATATATGATATAAAGTGTAAAACTTATCTTTGTAACTTGATATAGATGGTAAAATGGACCCACATACGACTTGATCATTAATGTGTCACACAATAGACCTAAGTCATCATTTTGCTTTAATTTCTATCATTTACGTACCACAGGGTTTAGAAAGGTATACACATCCTATGCTGAATATATCAGCGCTTTTTATATTTATAATGTTAAACTCAAAAACCTAGCCACTTCATAGATTTAGACTAAAAAAGAAAATCCGGTGTCTAAATTATTCCTTCTAATCGGGTTCCTTAAAAAATGACCCTGATTCACTCGCTCTTTGCGTTTCATGGGTGTCAAGTGTCAAAATGGCAGTGTGTCATGACGCGTGTTGGCCGCAATTTTACACACCCCAAGGTCTCGCAAATCAGGTTGCGGTCCTCGTACCAACCCTGGCCATGTTCGGTTCGGTTGCCTATcgcctcctcctgctcctcttccgccgccgccgctgccgctgctcCCTAGGTGAACCCGTCGTCGCCTCGCCTGGGCCCACAACGCCCTCCTCCGCCTGTGAGCAAGGCACCCCTCTCAGTCTTGTGCAGGGCGAGTTGCTGCCATGGCGGTTGTTTTTTGCGGGCACGAGCTCTGCCCGCCTCCAGTCTTGGATGTCGTGGCCAGGTGCCTActtccccctccctccctccACTCGAGACTCCACGTCGCCGCCACACGACACTACGCATCCGCTCTTCTTCCTCCCCTCGTCTCGGCGGCTAGCGTCCGCTCCCTCGACGCCTCCGTCCATGCCCGGCTCCAGCACTCGCTGGCTCCCCGAGGGAGTTGAATGAAGAAAGGAAGGTTAGCTTACTAGGACTAGCAGATATATCGTCGTCCTCGATTGGAGGATTCTCATGGTCTCCCTTGATTTCAGATCAAGGATTGAAGCAGTTTACGCATGGCCCTGAGATTGCATTAACTCTTTCTCAGAATGATATTGAGCTCCTGGCCTTCCTGTTGGCCATACGAGAATGAGGTGTATAGGTAGAAGTCCAAGAGAAACATCCATAGCCGGTTGGGGATGTCCGGTTCTGAGCTGCCACATAGCTGATGGGATTTCAAGATGGCATGACAGCTGCTCGTGCATAATCAGGTACTTGTTCTTCTGATTCTTAGCTTTTGTAGGCTCGGAGGAGATGGAGGATGGACTAATTCAGATTTGACTGGGTGCATACATCTTTATTATCATAAAATGGTGGTTGAAATGGGTTTTCAGGTCAAGCCAATGGGGGATTTATTAGGAGTAAATGTACGTATGAGAACTACTATTTACAATAATTTAATTTGTGGAGGATGCCACAGTGTGTATGTTTACAATTCCACTCCCACAGAGGAAATGGATCATGACATCGGCCTTTGTCATATTCTCTGAAGCGTTGTATTCTTGATGTCAGATTGTTGAGTGTTAGAGGTCAATGGATAGGGATGTAAGTCTCATATTTTGGGTTATTGGTCCTTCCAGAACTTGATAAAAGAAACTAAAGTGGCATGCCACCTGATTAATTTAGCATTTAGGTGGAGAACTGAATCTTCTGAAATCAATGTATGGTGTGCTGACATTCTCAATACTGAATAGCACTGGATCTGATGTTTTCAATTTTTTCACCAATTTAAAGACACTTCTATGCTCTCCATCAAGGATTTCCCTGTTTTGCTGCATTCATTATATACTTATAAGAAGGGAATTTTATAGTAAAAAGTCACAAGTTATAACAATTTAAGAGGCTACAACTTTCTGGAGCTTTACATCCTTGTTATGGTTCTATAAGTCAGGTTTTTTTAAATCTTagagattgagaaagaaaagactaatgtgttttcacttTATTTTCTAATTGCACACTATCattaacatgatcaaaggtgATTGATTCTTAAATGGTTAACAATATAATACCTTCCAAATTGATGCTACTATTTAATGCAAACTGTATTTTCCTTAATAAATTCCTTATATTTGACTATAGATTTGGAATGCATGTATACCCTATATTATATTGCAGGATGGAGGGAGTAATGTGTTAGTTGCATTTTTGCCATTAACCAAGGTTCATGTATTTTGTTTTGGCCAGCCGGTTCACTATTACCTACAAACTTTATTCATTCACTTTACTTTTATTTGTTTTCAGTGGGTTTTGCATGACTGGGGTGATGGTGATTGTAAAGATACTAAAGAACTGTAAGAAAGCTATACCTCCCATGATTGCAGAAGGAAAGATGATAATTCTCGATATGGTTGTTGGAGGCCAGTTGCCAAACATTAAGTACAAAGATATTCATGTCTTGTTTGATCTCTTCATCATGTATGTCTCATGTCTGTCAATGGCGCTGAGCGAGACGAACAAAAGTGGAAAAACATAATTTTCGAAGCTGGATTTAGCGACTACAAAACCATACTCGTTCTAGGTGTTCGATTCATCATTGAGGTTTACCCCATAATTATTTGGTGAATACATGTTTCATTTTTGTCTGAATAAGATGACTAATTCCTTGGTTATTTTCAATAGGATGGGAGAGTATTGAATGCTTCTCTAGATACTATTCTTGGTCCATCAAATCTGcttgacccaaatgcaagttttgctcAAATGTGGCAAAAAATGATTGTCTCACCAATTGTGAGCACACCTGTTTTCAGCAAAGTTCCAGAGAAGGTAAGTTCTTTTGATAGATGCAAAATCTAGTAGTATTCTATCCTGTTTTACACATCCATATGATCTTTGTGATATGTCATAATGTGAGGTGttcaattgtgtctaactaataattattgctttcttctatttgtTGTACAGAAAAAGACGGAATGGAACTCAAAATTTGGTGGCCGCTCAAGTGGAATTCATATATACTTAGTTAGGCTCAACGTTAGCTTAAAGCTTAAATAGTTGATGACCTAGTTTTTAACTAGTAATTTTAGTTtggatttagagtacacttatatATGAGTTATTTGACAATGATTATTTATGATATACTTAATGATACTTATTTATATTATGTTAATTATAATGTtatcaaatatatatatatgtgtatgtatatttctctttTAAATTATTATAGTGTGGTATCTCCAAtattataaattgaagaatgcATTGACATGTAAGTCATTTTATTTAATCTCAATAAGACGGTTCTCAAAACGTTCAATATCAATCTCTTGAATAAGACAGTTTCTAAAACGTCCAATATCAGTCttctaaataagatggtttttcCTGTTGCAAGTGTCTATTATTATAAGATATTCTAGacagtttgataaatactttgTGACTTATAATATTCATATTTTCAACGGTTCTATATAAGAAGTGTCTTAAATAAATCCTAATCCGGGATGGTTTATCTgataaaatgacttaaacaaatatcTTTTTAGATGGTTATAAATTAAAATAtgtcttatataatatcttttaagacaatttacaaccatcttaaatgtgagacatcttttgcgactccaCCAAATTTGGACACATCATAAGTGTCTTAACAACTGAAAATTAACTGTCTCGTATAACATTATTTGTAGTAGTGTGCTCTCCGATAGTTGCCTCTTATAATACTTGACCTTGTCTTTCCCATTAACAAAGTATGTCAATTTCTGAATTGCGCTATTATTGATCATTGGGCAAATGTTACGAGGATTTTCAGGTACCTAAAACTGTTTATCAAAGTTGGGTTGAAAATCACCAAGTTTAGATGTCTCTTGGTAAGTGTTTTTTCAGATGAAGATCGGGCTGGTTGTTTACATGATAGGCAACCTACAAGAGGTTTTGTCATGTTCTTAGGATCAAATTTAGTGTTAGGGAGTGCACAAAAACAACCTACTATTTTAGGGTCAAGTAAAGAAATTACGAAGATAATGTGGATTCAAACACTTCTACAAGAAATCAATGTTGAGTGCCCACAAGCTGCAAAGCTTTGGTGTGATAATATTGAAGGTAACTACCTATCTGCAAATCTTGTCTTTCATGCTCGTACTGAACTTATTGAAGTTAATTATATTTTGTCTGTGAACGAGTTTCCAAGAAATTCCTAGATATTGATTTTGTTGCTTTAGCAGATCAAGTTGTAGATGGTTTCACCAAGGCACTTTCCATACAACAGTTAGAGAATTTCAAGTACAACCTCAATCTAGTAAGATCGTGATTGAGGTGGTTCGTTAGATAAATTTGAATCTTAACCATCGCAACAACTTAGAATTGCATTGTCCAAGGTAAttaaaagtatctagcctaagatTAGTGAAAGGTAAATGTGCTATATGTCATTCCTAGTTtgattttggtaattaatgaccaaTGCAACATTGAGATATGATTAGTTTGCAAAGTATATGCTTGCATGTTCATAAGTATCAAAATGAGAGATCACACTCAACAATTAGCTCAAATAATGGCTAGAAAAGGCATATTTTGGATAAGGTGAGCTATGAGTAGTTCACATGTTTAGATAAGTTCTAACTTTCATTGGAATAGTTTTTGAGCAACTTAGAGGGTTTATGAGAAGTCAGATTTTAGAAAAGGTGCATTTGGAGCCAAGTTTGAGCCAAAATCAGATTCCAAGTTGGATGAGGTAAAGAAGTGAAGATCCATAGCTTAGACTAGTTGAACAATCACTAGAAATAATTGTCTAAGTCATGAGAATACTATAAAAACAGAATCAATTTGAAAAAAAAATCGCTCAATTTGAACTTCAACTCACGAGGTCTGTGTACCGGACCTAGTTTGCTTATGTAATATAAATACTAAAAACATTTATCAAAAAAATGCCACATGTACTAACCTATCAACTATATAATGAGTGTATTTATAAATAAGTTAGACTATAATTTTATTTTCTAGCATATCCACCTACTATAGTATTAACAAGTACATTAGTCATGCCTTGCGCGAGCCTTTGACCGATTCATTTATATAGTTAATAGAATATTAATTAATATGAGTATGAGATGGAAAGGCAGTAGTGAGAAACAACAAAAAGGTATTAAAGTGTTTTCTGTTTTTACTGTGTGAGTTGTCGTATGTATTTTGTCGTTAATATGATAAAATGATTGTGGAGCATTTTAAATAGTGGATCACCGTGACTAATTTGTCGATGATGTGGAGGAGGAAGCATAAGATCTTGGCAAAGTTTGAGCCAACTATTGCATTCAAAAAAAGTTTAAGCCAACTAATATTATTATCAACAAATGGAAGCAGCAAAATAGCTTTGTGCCCACTCCTCCCCCGCACACCAAAAATTCATATTTTGGTTAGTACTTTTATTATCTTAACAAATGTAAGTAACAAAATAGCTCTGTACGCTTTCTTGCCTCGCACACCCAAAATTCGTATTTTGGTTGGTACTTCTTTTATCACcacgagacaaaataaaaaatcaAATTTTCATATGAGAGACTGGAATTTTTTAAAGAAAAAGTCAACAACTCTCCACCATATCCAATGGGCCAAATTTCAATGGCATGTATCACATCACAAGCAAAAACAAATTTTCATATGAGAGACTGGAATTTTTTTTAAAGAAAAAGTCAACAGCTCTCCACCCTATCCAATGGACCAAATTTCAACGGCATGTATCACTCCACCAACGAGACGCACGAGTGCGACTACTGATTCCGTCTAGAAAACTCTTGTCTTGTTAAGCTGGCCTCTAATCGTCTTGTGATCGTTGGATGTCCATCGGGTGACTGAAAAAGAACACATCGTGTGACTGAAAAAGAACGGACGACGTGGACACACCACGGTTTAATATATAGAATTAATAGACCAGTACATATATTTACAAAATTCTCAAATGATGCTAAGTTTATTAATAAAATAATCAATATCATTTATTCTTACAATATTATGTTATTATAAGATTGTATAATATCATTTGCAATTTTAGTTGCATCCATAGAAACACCAAGTAGACCACGTCTCGAGAATCCAGCAGCATATAGACCATTCTTTCCTTTCCACTCATTTGGTCTACATGGAAATCCATCTTTCCGTGAAAAAAATTCATTTTCCTACATATAAATaaaacaataaataaataaataaatatttttaAATAATATTCAGTAATAAAGATAATATAATAAAAGGAAAAATAATAATACCTTCAACCAATATGGAACATTACTTTTATAACCAGTTGCAAAAATAACAACATCGAATGATTCGATTCTACCATCAATAAACTCTACACCATCCTCTTGAAAACTTTTAATTCCCGGAAACACCTATAAGCAACAAGTATAACAATATAAATTATGaaaataaaataattaaataTGTGCAACAATATAAAAATTTAAGAAATTAATTAATTACTTTTATGTCTCCGGATTTGATCTTTGCAATCGTGCCAACGTCAAGTACCGGTGTCTTACCAGACAATTGTTTTAGTTCCATTGGACCTAAATTAGGTCGAGGAATACCGATACGCCTGGTGTCACCTAGAATGAACCAGGCTAGTACAAGAAGGATTTGATCCACTACTTTAATATTAAAAAATGTCTGAAGCCACAAGGACAATGTAAATGTAGAGATTCCCAGTATCTCTCTTGGAAGGACGTGTCCCTACAAATATCACAAAACATACCACTTATTTACAGTTAACAATAAGAGTGGATAATAAAGTATTCATAATTTCAATCAGTTGAAAAATTAAGAATGAAAAAGTTAATGGGTTTTAAGTGAATCTTGTTTTGCTTCTGCAATATAAATATTAAAAAACATTTATAAAAATAGTAAAATTGGAATGAAAACACTTGGATCCGAAGACTATTCTAACTTTAGAAAGTACGCTGTAAGGAGTTACGTTGATGACCGTTCTATCATCCTCaatataaaaaataatataaattATTAGTTCTATTATTAGCTATTTATTGGTACATCAAGTGctttatatataaatatatatgtaCATATATTATTTTGAAAAGCAATGTTATTAACATAATTAGTTAGTTAACATATTCGGAGTGAAATTTAAAATTATCTAGCCATAAAATACCGTTTACATATTTGATGAGAATAAAAACTAACCAGCCCAAAAATTAAGTGATGCAAGACATCGTAGATAGTATATATTTATGAGATGATATTTCAAATTCTTATGAGAGAATTTTAAAAGAGCAGAAGAAAGCGAAAAAATACTTATATAAAACATAAAAATATGCAAACATTATTTTAATTTATCTATTTTATGTGTCTATTTCTTTCACATCAAGAAATTTCTAAATTCGATTATAGTGACCATAATAACGAATTAAATCTATATTTCATAAATTTCAACCAACTAAAACAATAAATTATGTATAGAGACAAAGGGTGTATAATCACTCATTTTTGTGGAGAATATATATAAATAACAGAAGTAATAATAATCCATCTGATAATAAAAATACATAAATTTCTCACCGAATCACGCACAACCATAGAGGTATGCACATTGTAGTTGGCAAGATCCAGCGACACCTCCATGCCAGAGTTGCCACAACCAATGACGAGCACATTTTTGCCTTGAAATTCCTCGCCGTTGCGATAGTCGCTTGAGTGAAAGACTTCACCCTTGAAGCTTCGCATGCCCTTAATCTCAGGTACCACCGGCTCAGCGTTTTCACCAGTGGCCACAATTAGCCATTTGGAGCGGTACTCCATAGTGCAAGAGGAAAGCATAGACCCTCCAACATTGTCGCTGGTATCCTTGGTGCGCACGCACCAATACTCACCGTCGTACTCGGCGCTGACAACCTCCATGTTGAAGAAGGGGCGGATGCCGTGCTTTCGCTTGTACTCATCGAGGTAGGCCAGAAACTGCTGCCTAACCGGGTATGTGGGGTAGCTATGCGGGAAGGGCATGAGCGGCAGCTGGCAGTAGCGCTTGGGTAGGTGCAAACACAGCCTATCGTACGTGCGGCGGTGCCACGTTGATGCGATGCACATGTCACGTTCCAGGATCACGTAGGGCACCAATCCCATGGTGAGCATCGCCGCGCATGCTAGCCCTGCTGGTCCAGCGCCAACGATGAGGGGCCCCCGTAGCACGGCCACACCTTGGTCGCCGATGGGGATGCCGGTTGCGGTGGCCCTCGCGGCGCTGCGCGGGCTGTACATGAGCAGGTCGTGCTCCATCTTGCCCCCAGTCTCCGTGGTCAGTGGATCCTGCACCATCTCCCCCTTACCAGTCTCGACAAAGCGGTCCCACCTCACCTCAGACTTGGCGATGGAG
It contains:
- the LOC100282977 gene encoding Indole-3-pyruvate monooxygenase YUCCA4; protein product: MVQDPLTTETGGKMEHDLLMYSPRSAARATATGIPIGDQGVAVLRGPLIVGAGPAGLACAAMLTMGLVPYVILERDMCIASTWHRRTYDRLCLHLPKRYCQLPLMPFPHSYPTYPVRQQFLAYLDEYKRKHGIRPFFNMEVVSAEYDGEYWCVRTKDTSDNVGGSMLSSCTMEYRSKWLIVATGENAEPVVPEIKGMRSFKGEVFHSSDYRNGEEFQGKNVLVIGCGNSGMEVSLDLANYNVHTSMVVRDSGHVLPREILGISTFTLSLWLQTFFNIKVVDQILLVLAWFILGDTRRIGIPRPNLGPMELKQLSGKTPVLDVGTIAKIKSGDIKVFPGIKSFQEDGVEFIDGRIESFDVVIFATGYKSNVPYWLKENEFFSRKDGFPCRPNEWKGKNGLYAAGFSRRGLLGVSMDATKIANDIIQSYNNIIFHPMDIQRSQDD